A stretch of the Fusarium musae strain F31 chromosome 2, whole genome shotgun sequence genome encodes the following:
- a CDS encoding hypothetical protein (EggNog:ENOG41), translating to MSSSPVSSSRKSPAAVGDWVRANGKSPAAVVGVSAVAARKSPAALGEWVGASRKSPAAGAAQKSPAAEVGGSLGGLSRVLPAQARAQKILEVLAEYEITSPALIQRLMPLPVSREEKRAFVRLLRLHDVSYADIKNLGELSTSLSTLRGWDRMKKPAADRPRTPRWTTRDVLIMKQSVTRVLGIMDIGSPGFWRRVEEEMVRGGASHPFSAQAIAAKYDGRSRGDIARLKASTRGQ from the exons ATGTCTTCCTCTCCTGTCTCGTCCAGCCGAAAGTCTCCTGCTGCAGTGGGAGACTGGGTGAGAGCCAACGGAAAGTCCCCTGCTGCTGTAGTGGGAGTGTCAGCGGTCGCCGCTAGAAAGTCTCCTGCTGCACTGGGAGAGTGGGTGGGTGCCAGCAGAAAGTCTCCTGCTGCAGGTGCGGCCCAGAAGTCTCCTGCTGCTGAAGTGGGAGGCTCGCTGGGCGGCCTCAGCAGAGTCTTGCCGGCCCAGGCCCGGGCACAGAAGATCCTCGAGGTGCTCGCCGAGTATGAGATCACCTCCCCCGCCCTCATCCAGAGACTCATGCCGCTGCCCGTCAGCCGAGAGGAGAAGCGAGCCTTCGTGCggctcctccgcctccacgACGTCTCGTACGccgacatcaagaacctcggGGAGCTCAGCACCTCCCTCAGCACCCTCCGCGGCTGGGACCGCATGAAGAAGCCCGCCGCTGATCGTCCTCGCACCCCGCGCTGGACCACCAGAGAC GTTTTAATCATGAAGCAGTCCGTGACCAGGGTCCTCGGGATAATGGACATTGGGTCCCCCGGCTTCTGGCGTCgcgtggaggaggagatggtcaGGGGCGGGGCCTCCCATCCCTTCTCGGCCCAGGCCATCGCGGCCAAGTACGACGGCCGAAGTCGGGGTGACATCGCCCGGCTGAAGGCCAGCACCAGGGGCCAGTAA
- a CDS encoding hypothetical protein (EggNog:ENOG41) yields the protein MPRIKAPSNLPELVKSTFTKARSEGDLHYFPTQVAILNVDSIPFQLRFSPSLANKPKAPPKDLTKPQKPFDPFENPSPALKVTDLGPSHYLVLNKFAVVPEHFILATTEFKAQTHVLEESDLEATLACIEAYEAARRTQAEQGHRDGTLGGGDGLFAFFNCGDHSGASQPHRHIQLLPISRMKDGFEADTPWSVLADQLKAKIAPFATFAEDIKLGMSGADLHSTYLRLYRKACRAVALYTKDPLHTEEAPAEGPTRISYNMAMTKDTLVVCPRLAEGVKLQSQDGDILGTVSLNGTLLAGTALVKNELEWEALKKDPETLRNVLQDIGVPTTLDNGGTLRL from the exons ATGCCTCGTATCAAAGCTCCCTCAAACCTCCCTGAGCTTGTCAAATCCACATTCACAAAGGCTCGCTCCGAGGGTGATTTGCATTATTTCCCCACTCAAGTCGCCATCCTCAATGTTGATTCCATCCCC TTCCAACTCCGCTTCTCGCCTTCTTTGGCAAACAAACCAAAGGCGCCGCCAAAGGACCTCACCAAACCCCAAAAGCCCTTTGACCCTTTTGAGAACCCATCTCCCGCTCTCAAGGTCACAGATCTTGGGCCCTCCCACTATCTCGTGCTAAACAAGTTTGCTGTTGTTCCCGAGCACTTCATTCTTGCCACGACAGAGTTCAAAGCCCAAACTCATGTCCTCGAAGAGTCTGACCTCGAGGCCACACTCGCCTGTATTGAGGCATATGAAGCTGCCAGAAGAACCCAAGCAGAGCAAGGCCACCGCGATGGCACACTCGGCGGCGGTGATGGCCTCTTTGCCTTTTTCAACTGCGGTGACCACTCCGGTGCAAGCCAACCTCATCGTCACATCCAACTCCTCCCCATCTCCAGAATGAAAGATGGCTTCGAGGCTGACACTCCTTGGTCTGTCCTCGCCGATCAactcaaagccaagatcgcTCCGTTTGCTACATTTGCCGAAGACATCAAGCTTGGCATGTCTGGAGCAGACTTGCACTCAACTTATCTCCGACTCTACCGCAAAGCCTGTCGGGCCGTTGCTCTCTACACCAAAGACCCCCTCCACACTGAAGAAGCACCCGCTGAGGGTCCCACAAGAATCAGTTACAACATGGCCATGACCAAAGACACACTTGTTGTCTGCCCCCGCCTGGCAGAGGGCGTCAAGCTCCAAAGCCAGGACGGTGACATACTTGGTACCGTCTCTCTCAACGGCACCCTTCTTGCCGGTACAGCACTGGTCAAGAACGAGTTGGAGTGGGAAGCTCTCAAGAAAGATCCCGAGACGCTACGCAACGTCCTACAAGATATCGGAGTGCCAACCACATTGGATAATGGCGGAACACTTCGCTTGTAG
- a CDS encoding hypothetical protein (EggNog:ENOG41) has protein sequence MEPNKPALKIVRISSREQLEELVDFICDAFMEDDLFCAMVPGRHEHPEAARSMWRTTLVEEYGRKGSVLLAALRQGENGEQGEFVACAVWCRCGKSDLARSWQGDNWNKRIARLEAAWTMFYSFSLRQAGPGIALDACIAAGAAAEQAYKFYPDERWRLGLLATSPKCQRTGIGKRLVQWGLDRCEEEGVPATLESSVSGRPLYEKMGFREVGTVSFYEGKWSMPAMLRPVEEDKKTV, from the exons ATGGAACCCAACAAACCGGCCCTTAAGATTGTTCGAATAAGCTCTCGTGAGCAACTCGAAGAGCTTGTGGACTTTATCTGCGATGCCTTCATGGAAGACGACCTATTCTGCGCCATGGTCCCTGGACGCCATGAACATCCCGAAGCAGCTCGAAGCATGTGGCGCACGACCCTCGTCGAGGAGTACGGGAGGAAAGGCTCTGTGCTTCTCGCTGCTCTTCGTCAGGGAGAGAATGGGGAGCAAGGCGAATTTGTTGCCTGTGCAGTTTGGTGTCGTTGTGGAAAGAGTGATCTCGCTCGGAGCTGGCAGGGAGATAACTGGAACAAGC GAATTGCCAGACTTGAAGCTGCGTGGACCATGTTCTATAGCTTCTCCCTTCGACAAGCAGGTCCCGGTATTGCACTAGACGCCTGCATCGCAGCAGGAGCAGCTGCAGAGCAAGCCTACAAGTTCTACCCCGATGAACGCTGGCGTCTTGGCCTCCTAGCCACCTCACCTAAATGCCAAAGAACCGGCATCGGAAAGCGTCTTGTGCAGTGGGGTCTTGACCGCtgtgaagaggagggagTCCCAGCAACGCTCGAGTCCAGTGTGTCAGGACGACCCCTCTACGAAAAGATGGGCTTTAGAGAGGTGGGCACTGTGAGCTTCTACGAAGGAAAGTGGTCCATGCCTGCCATGCTCAGACCTGtggaggaggacaagaagacagTTTAG